The sequence below is a genomic window from Mesoplodon densirostris isolate mMesDen1 chromosome 12, mMesDen1 primary haplotype, whole genome shotgun sequence.
TTTCATTTGCAAAACAGATTACTGTATAACTGGCAACCTCAGAGCCAAGTACTAACTTTTCTTGCACAGATTTCAGCAGCAGTGGAATGGGGAGCTGTAAATCCTAATGAGTACCAAACTGAATTCTGGCTTTATATATAGAAAGAAACTTTAAGGGAAAATAGCTTTAAATTGAATAGTATCTTTTGAAATTAACAGCTCAGTCCAGCACTTACATATGTGAGGTTTATACTCAACCAGATCTGGGATGAAAATGAAGATTTAGGGTTTACAGTGACTTTAAATCCAGTTTCAAGAGTAGCCAAGTCACCTCATTTCCAGAAAGGGAAGTCTCTTTAGGATGACCACACTTGGATAGCCAGAGTTCCTTGGCCACAATTCCACTTTTCCACGACACCGTGCCAATGCTGTAGTGTGGAACTTCCTCTGAAAGGCAGCCAGAGCCCTACACCACAGCACTTCTCCTGGCATTTTCAagcctcaaaagaaaaaagacctcCTGCTTCAAGTCTGCAGTTATGGCTCCGGCTAGAGAAGTTAATtaacccttcccctccccactgcttTCCCTCCTGATCTTCAGCAGGGAGTGGCAGCTTAACATTCCTTTCAGAAATAAATAGTTCAAATGAGTAATTTAGAGTTAACTTTAAAAGAGCAGCAGAAAACAGCCACTGACCATTATGTTTGCAGATGAGTGAGAGAATAAATACACGTGAACAAACACACAGAAGAATAAAGTAGAATAAGTCCTTCATTTCCCACAttcataggggaaaaaaatctttaaaaaagagtaTTAATTAGCGTTTGTTCTTGTGTGGGTAGAGAGTCCAGGGCTCTGAGCAGGCATGGCCTTATAAACAGGGTTGCAAGCAGCCCTCTGCACACCAAGTCAGGACTAGGGTGCAGAGAGGGGCCTTCATGCACTTCTGACAGCTCAGTGCCTGTGAGAGAACAGAGGTGATGCAGGGACGCAGGGACTTTTTAACCCACAATGCATGAGGTATAGGGAAACGTCCATCCGTGAAAGAACCACCAGCAGCTGGAGGGACCGCGCAGGGCGTTCTCACAGCAACTGCTGATGAAAGATTTCCCACACCATCTTCTTCCGGAACAGAGGCATCTGGTGCTGAGTAAATGTAATGGGTTTGTCCCTAGAGATATAATCTGCATATTTACAAGTAAACATTCCACAATCACTCCCATTCAACTGTTGAGGAATCTCATGTGCCTTCATGCGGTAGTGGGTCCACTCTAAAACATTCAGGTCAGTATTTCTTTTGGTCTTACTTTCATCCTGTAAATACTGAAGGAGAATCTCACAGATCCTGTGGCCCTTTTGTCCCATAGAATCCAGATATTTAAGACACGTTTTTCTTAGGTCTGTCACTACCAGCCTCCAGTGTACCTTCCGATGAATGGGAACCAGAATAAGTTCCTGTTCAAAGAGACTGACCCCTTTGGTCCATCTTTTCACTGCTTGGTAACCCCCAGACTTTAATTTTGGATAGAAGAGAGTACTGAATGCATAAAGTGCTAGATAcccttgttttttatttctttccaccAGGAGATTCATGTAAAAATTAATGACTTCATCATTGAGCCAGTGATGGTTCTTCAAGGTCTGAATATCTCCTCGAGTGATTCGTAATTTGAAAGCACTGCTTAGGATCTCATCCTGTGGGCCATGGCCTAGAGCATTActgatttccttttctatgtCCTCTGTAAGTTCAAGAAGATCATAGGTCCTTTTATCCCTCTCTTTGCttgagcaatttttttcttttgtctcaagTATTGACATCTTCCTCCTGAGTAAGCCATTGTTTCCACTGCCCAGGCAGAGTCGTGCTGACACTTCTTCAGGTAGGTCAGGTTCCAGCTGGAGTCCCCTCCTACCTTCATTTTCAAGTCTGATTCCAACTGTCTTCTCCGTATCAGAAATTTTCCCCTTTGAACACCTCTTTTCACTTCTCACTGACCATAGAGGTCCCCTTGTTTCAACAACTCTATATTGTTTTGGAACAAACTGAGTTGTTTTGACTCCATGACTTTGCTCTTGCCTCCAGCCTTTGGTCTTTAATGTGTCCATCTGACTTCTTTGAGAACTATGATGAGTTGAAGTTACAGGAGGAACAGAGTTTCCATGACCACCTTCTTTAAGTCACTCTAATAACCTTTggtatttctctctttcctctttttgaaCACCCTCCTCCACAGTACAATGGGGACGCCTCAGACCCTTGCCACCCTCTTCAGAAATCATCTCTGTTACAACCTGTTCCTGAGGCTTCCACGTTAAGGAACTCTCCAGATTGCCTTTGCTATGGCGACGGCCACCTGGTCTTCTATTACAGGCTTCTGAGCTCAAAGTAAAACCAAAGGAAGGCAGGACTCTGTGTGGCTGATCTCGAGTTACTGTCACTCTGATCTTTGGATGGTCACTTATTCCATTAGGAGATTTATTACCCATTTTCAGCATGTTGTTCCAGGATCCAGAACCTGTCAGTTCAGAAGATGAAGAGTTGGAAAATACCTTTCCTGAAGGAACCACATTCCATGTTCCATTACAAGCAGAAGTGACCACGGGCTTTATGGTCAGCTGGAGTGGGAATCCAAATAAGCTGGCAGCATTGTAGAGACTGTTTTTCACTCGGTGAATAAAGCAATCTAATCTCGGTTTTTTGGCTGCTATTTCATCAGTGTCCACTGTAGAAAACAGAGTGAGTCACTTCTGCCTGGGTCTCGTCTGCCAGTTGGTGCCTTCGATGTCCTGTCGTCCGCAGTAGAGGCATGGACTACTGCCCATCCACTGACCAAGGAGTAGGATTATCCTTAACCCCAAAT
It includes:
- the LOC132500156 gene encoding LOW QUALITY PROTEIN: sentrin-specific protease 2-like (The sequence of the model RefSeq protein was modified relative to this genomic sequence to represent the inferred CDS: substituted 2 bases at 2 genomic stop codons), encoding MGSSPCLYCGRQDIEGTNWQTRPRQKXLTLFSTVDTDEIAAKKPRLDCFIHRVKNSLYNAASLFGFPLQLTIKPVVTSACNGTWNVVPSGKVFSNSSSSELTGSGSWNNMLKMGNKSPNGISDHPKIRVTVTRDQPHRVLPSFGFTLSSEACNRRPGGRRHSKGNLESSLTWKPQEQVVTEMISEEGGKGLRRPHCTVEEGVQKEEREKYQRLLEXLKEGGHGNSVPPVTSTHHSSQRSQMDTLKTKGWRQEQSHGVKTTQFVPKQYRVVETRGPLWSVRSEKRCSKGKISDTEKTVGIRLENEGRRGLQLEPDLPEEVSARLCLGSGNNGLLRRKMSILETKEKNCSSKERDKRTYDLLELTEDIEKEISNALGHGPQDEILSSAFKLRITRGDIQTLKNHHWLNDEVINFYMNLLVERNKKQGYLALYAFSTLFYPKLKSGGYQAVKRWTKGVSLFEQELILVPIHRKVHWRLVVTDLRKTCLKYLDSMGQKGHRICEILLQYLQDESKTKRNTDLNVLEWTHYRMKAHEIPQQLNGSDCGMFTCKYADYISRDKPITFTQHQMPLFRKKMVWEIFHQQLL